The Dehalococcoidales bacterium genome includes the window TCGACCGCATGGAACGCTACCTGGAGCAAGCGCGGGAAAAGGCGGCACAGGAAAAGCTGGACGTGGAGTTCGTCCAGAGCGACATGCGGGACTTCCGGCGGCCGAATACCTTCGACGCCGTCATCAACCTGTTTACCACCTTCGGCTATTTCCGCGACCCGAACGACGACCGCGCCGTGGTGAAAAACGTTTGCGATTCCCTAAAGCCGAGGGGCGTTTTCCTGCTGGACACCCAGGGCAAGGAAACGCTGGCCAAGATATTCCAGAAGCACATGTGGAACGAGTACGGGGGCATGATAGTGCTCAACGAGATGACCGTAAGCCAGAACTGGAGCTGGATGCAGGCACGGTGGATAATGCTGCGGGGCAGTGAACGCATCGAGAACACGGTGGAGCACCGGCTGTACGCGGGGTCGGAAATGGCGGCATTATTTATGGGCGGGGGGTTCGGGAAAGCGGACATCTACGGCGACGCAGAGGGGCATCCCTACGATGAGACGGCGCGGCGGCTGGTGGCGGTGGGGCGAAAATAAAAGGAGGTAATCAGGCCAGCGCTAAAAAGCGGAATACCTTCAACAGCAGAGTGATGAACCAGCCGAACACCCAGTAGAGAAAGTAGGCCACACCGCAGCCCAGGAGACCGCAGCCGGCCCCGGCCAGCACGTCCAGGGGATAATGGACGCCCATGTATATCCGGCCGAAACCGCCGACCACGGCGAAGGCGAGCAGCCAGAGGCCGTAGCGCCAGTTGCGGAACAGGACCGGAAAGGCCATGGAGAACATGATGGCGGCATAATTGGCCGGGAAAGACGAGTCCAGCGGGCGGTAGAACACCACGTTTACCTGGTCCGGCGGGAGCACGTCAAAGGGGCGGAGGCGGGGTTCCATGTTATTGTTAATCAGCACCATGGCGGTGGCGGCCATGCCGATGCTAATCATGGTG containing:
- a CDS encoding class I SAM-dependent methyltransferase codes for the protein MNTEKQWFENDTFWETWQPWLFAQPRIEHAAQEVDWVLGLLQTAPGARILDLGCGVGRHSLELARRGFKVTGVDRMERYLEQAREKAAQEKLDVEFVQSDMRDFRRPNTFDAVINLFTTFGYFRDPNDDRAVVKNVCDSLKPRGVFLLDTQGKETLAKIFQKHMWNEYGGMIVLNEMTVSQNWSWMQARWIMLRGSERIENTVEHRLYAGSEMAALFMGGGFGKADIYGDAEGHPYDETARRLVAVGRK
- a CDS encoding phosphatase PAP2 family protein, whose product is MSDTSVFQWINGLSGHVPFFDEFFKGFANDYFALVVGMLLMIWLWFASRDPAVRDRNQRTVILTMISIGMAATAMVLINNNMEPRLRPFDVLPPDQVNVVFYRPLDSSFPANYAAIMFSMAFPVLFRNWRYGLWLLAFAVVGGFGRIYMGVHYPLDVLAGAGCGLLGCGVAYFLYWVFGWFITLLLKVFRFLALA